Proteins encoded in a region of the Bacillus marinisedimentorum genome:
- the rnz gene encoding ribonuclease Z: MELVFLGTGAGVPSKQRNVSAAALHLLAERGTTWLFDCGEATQHRILYTNVKPGKVDKIFITHMHGDHIFGLPGFLGSRSFQGGTEPLTIYGPPGIREYVLASLRLSKTHLRYKLEIAEIEEGIIFEDEQFTVEARKLEHGIPSYGYRITEKEKPGKLDVEKLKAEGVKPGPVYQKIKAGEQVKLENGKILYGKDFIGEPKTGRKVAVLGDTRATPAVLDLARDADLLVHEATFSKDEAGLAFQYFHSTAEQAAESARQAGVRTLVLSHISSRYQNESATRLRDEAARIFPDVYVAEDLWSIEIPAH; this comes from the coding sequence ATGGAATTGGTGTTTTTAGGCACTGGTGCCGGAGTCCCGTCGAAACAGCGGAATGTGTCGGCAGCCGCTCTGCATTTATTGGCCGAGCGGGGGACGACATGGCTCTTTGACTGCGGGGAAGCGACTCAGCACCGGATATTATATACGAATGTAAAACCCGGTAAAGTGGATAAAATATTTATTACTCATATGCACGGAGACCATATATTCGGCCTGCCCGGTTTTCTCGGCAGCCGCTCCTTCCAGGGCGGTACAGAACCGCTGACAATTTACGGTCCTCCCGGAATAAGGGAATATGTGCTGGCATCACTGCGTCTCAGCAAGACCCATTTACGGTATAAACTTGAAATTGCTGAAATTGAAGAAGGCATCATCTTTGAAGATGAGCAATTCACCGTTGAGGCCCGCAAACTTGAACACGGTATCCCAAGCTACGGTTACCGTATTACTGAAAAAGAAAAGCCGGGAAAACTTGATGTTGAGAAGTTAAAAGCAGAAGGTGTAAAGCCGGGGCCGGTTTATCAGAAGATAAAGGCAGGCGAACAGGTTAAGCTTGAAAATGGGAAGATCCTGTACGGAAAAGATTTCATCGGAGAGCCAAAAACGGGCCGGAAAGTCGCTGTTCTCGGGGATACGAGAGCGACACCGGCTGTACTTGACCTTGCCCGTGACGCTGACTTGCTCGTCCATGAAGCCACTTTTTCGAAAGACGAAGCAGGCCTTGCCTTCCAGTACTTCCATTCAACCGCCGAGCAGGCTGCTGAAAGCGCCAGGCAGGCCGGGGTGAGGACACTTGTCCTGTCACATATCAGTTCACGCTACCAAAATGAATCAGCCACCCGGCTCCGTGATGAAGCCGCCCGGATATTTCCGGATGTATATGTCGCAGAAGACTTATGGTCAATCGAAATACCTGCACATTAG
- a CDS encoding DNA polymerase IV yields MNEMYPKKGRVILHVDMNSFYASVEMAHDPSLKGKPLAIAGNAEERKGIIVTSSYEARAKGVKTTMPLWEAKKLCPQLIVKRPNFNRYREASLRMFEILAKYAALVQPVSIDEGYLDISGSSHLGSPLEIANHIQAEIKETLDLPCSIGIAPNKFLAKMASDMKKPMGITVLRKRDVPEVLWPLKVEEMYGIGSRTAVKLNGIGIRLIGDLAKADEYQLKQLLGINGERLKSRANGIDHSAVDPDAVAEFKSIGNSTTLPEDTTNPTVIYKTIRELSTSVARRMARKQVVSSNIQVMIRYHDRKTVTRSRKLDTTVMKEEEIAEQAIRLFDEHWNEKPIRLLGVTAQDLSEKAEAYKQLDLFSYEKEAKDEPLYSAMSKLQDKYGKPVVRRGLDPSAARKPAEEENPHKGTSFNKDFLRDQRFGSKREE; encoded by the coding sequence ATGAACGAAATGTATCCGAAAAAAGGCCGTGTTATCCTGCATGTCGATATGAACAGTTTTTATGCTTCTGTCGAAATGGCCCACGATCCGTCATTGAAGGGAAAGCCGCTCGCCATCGCGGGTAATGCCGAAGAGAGGAAAGGCATTATTGTGACAAGCAGTTATGAAGCGAGGGCAAAGGGAGTGAAGACGACGATGCCGCTCTGGGAGGCGAAAAAGTTATGCCCGCAGTTGATTGTGAAGCGGCCAAACTTCAACCGTTATCGGGAAGCTTCCCTCCGCATGTTCGAGATCCTGGCAAAGTATGCCGCACTTGTTCAGCCTGTTTCCATCGATGAAGGCTATCTTGATATATCAGGCAGCAGCCATCTCGGCTCTCCGCTTGAGATTGCCAATCACATCCAGGCGGAAATAAAAGAGACACTGGATCTTCCCTGCAGTATCGGCATAGCTCCCAATAAGTTCCTCGCGAAAATGGCCTCCGATATGAAAAAACCGATGGGGATTACCGTGCTCAGGAAACGGGATGTCCCGGAAGTTCTCTGGCCGCTGAAAGTGGAAGAAATGTATGGAATCGGGAGCCGGACTGCGGTAAAACTGAACGGCATCGGCATCCGCCTTATTGGTGACCTGGCTAAAGCTGACGAATACCAACTGAAGCAATTGCTCGGCATTAACGGCGAAAGGTTAAAGTCCCGGGCCAACGGCATTGACCATTCTGCTGTTGATCCCGATGCGGTCGCGGAGTTCAAGAGCATCGGAAATTCAACTACGCTGCCGGAGGACACAACAAATCCCACCGTAATTTATAAAACGATCCGTGAACTGAGCACCTCCGTCGCAAGACGGATGGCTAGAAAGCAGGTTGTCTCATCAAATATCCAGGTCATGATCCGCTACCATGACCGGAAAACTGTGACGAGAAGCCGAAAACTTGATACGACGGTCATGAAGGAAGAAGAAATAGCTGAACAGGCGATTCGGCTGTTTGATGAACATTGGAACGAAAAACCGATCAGGCTCCTCGGCGTAACCGCGCAGGATCTTTCCGAAAAGGCAGAAGCATATAAACAGCTTGATTTATTTTCTTACGAAAAAGAAGCGAAAGATGAGCCGCTCTACAGCGCGATGAGCAAACTTCAAGATAAATACGGGAAACCCGTTGTCCGGCGGGGTCTCGACCCGTCAGCTGCCCGAAAACCGGCCGAGGAAGAAAATCCGCATAAGGGGACAAGCTTCAATAAGGATTTTCTGCGGGATCAAAGGTTCGGAAGTAAAAGAGAAGAGTAA
- a CDS encoding M20/M25/M40 family metallo-hydrolase — protein MIKEERLVNEFLELIQVDSETKNEAEIAKLLKKKFTELGVEVFEDDTTGETGHGAGNLICTLQGTKGGVDTIYFTSHMDTVVPGNGINPSREDGYIVTDGTTILGADDKAGLAAMLEAIKVLQEENIKHGDIQFIITVGEESGLVGAKALDPARLKAKYGYALDSDGKVGNIIVAAPTQAKIQAVVHGKTAHAGVAPEKGVSAITLAAKAISRMPLGRIDDETTANIGRFEGGKQTNIVTDRVDILAEARSLVQEKMEHQVEKMREAFETAADDMGGSVDFHFEVMYPGFKHADGDHVVEIAKNAVRNIGREPQLLTSGGGSDANIIAGHGIPTVNLGVGYEEIHTTNERMPIEELTKTAELVVSIIQETAK, from the coding sequence ATGATAAAAGAAGAACGGCTCGTCAATGAATTCCTGGAATTGATACAAGTGGATTCAGAAACAAAAAATGAAGCGGAAATCGCCAAACTTCTAAAAAAGAAATTCACTGAACTTGGCGTTGAAGTATTCGAGGATGATACGACAGGCGAAACAGGCCACGGCGCCGGCAATCTGATTTGTACCCTGCAAGGGACAAAAGGCGGTGTCGACACGATTTATTTTACTTCGCACATGGACACCGTTGTACCGGGGAACGGCATAAATCCTTCCCGGGAGGACGGATATATTGTCACCGACGGAACCACCATCCTCGGTGCTGATGATAAAGCAGGTCTTGCTGCCATGCTTGAAGCGATTAAAGTACTGCAGGAAGAGAATATCAAGCACGGCGACATCCAGTTCATCATTACGGTAGGGGAAGAGTCCGGCCTTGTCGGTGCAAAGGCGCTGGACCCGGCGCGCCTGAAAGCGAAATACGGCTACGCCCTTGACAGTGACGGAAAGGTCGGAAATATTATTGTGGCTGCACCCACACAGGCTAAAATCCAGGCGGTTGTCCATGGGAAAACGGCTCATGCCGGAGTTGCGCCTGAAAAGGGTGTTTCCGCCATCACCCTTGCCGCAAAAGCGATTTCCAGGATGCCGCTTGGCCGGATAGATGACGAAACGACCGCCAATATCGGGCGTTTTGAAGGCGGCAAGCAGACAAACATTGTCACCGACAGGGTGGATATCCTCGCAGAAGCCCGCTCCCTGGTACAGGAAAAAATGGAGCATCAGGTCGAGAAAATGAGAGAAGCGTTTGAGACAGCAGCAGATGATATGGGAGGTTCCGTCGATTTCCATTTCGAAGTGATGTACCCGGGCTTCAAACATGCAGACGGAGACCATGTGGTTGAAATCGCCAAAAATGCAGTCCGGAATATCGGCAGGGAACCGCAGCTGTTGACGAGCGGCGGCGGCAGTGACGCCAACATCATTGCCGGACACGGCATTCCGACCGTCAACCTTGGTGTAGGCTATGAAGAAATCCATACGACAAATGAAAGAATGCCTATTGAAGAACTTACAAAAACCGCAGAATTGGTCGTCTCCATCATCCAGGAGACTGCAAAATAA
- a CDS encoding acyl-CoA carboxylase subunit beta: MDIFDKINELYDKRRTVELGGGDDRIDKQHEKGKLTARERIEVLLDDGTFVELNPFMEHRNSDFGLAGKEAPGEGVVTGYGKINGRAVYLFAQDFTVFGGALGEMHAKKIANVMDLAAKNGAPFIGLNDSGGARIQEGVLSLDGYGHVFYRNSIYSGVIPQLSVIMGPCAGGAVYSPAITDFVFMVEKTSQMFITGPKVIETVTGEQISSENLGGARVHNTKSGNAHFGAASETEALQQVRQLLSYLPQNSDEKPPLTEYDKNDDYRPDITEVVSFDAIRPYDVRKVIEQISDEGSFMEVHKDFAKNIVVGFARIRGEAIGIVANQPKFMAGGLDIDSSDKASRFIRFCDSFNIPLVTFEDVTGFFPGIKQEHGGIIRHGAKILYAYSEATVPKITVILRKAFGGAYVALNSKSIGADLVFAWPNAEVAVMGPEGAANIIFAKEIQNSENPEETRAKKIEEYREKFANPYVAASMGMIDDVIDPRETRIKLIQSLDMLRNKKEERPKKKHGNIPL, translated from the coding sequence ATGGACATCTTTGATAAAATAAACGAACTCTACGACAAAAGGCGCACGGTCGAACTCGGCGGCGGGGACGATCGGATTGACAAACAGCATGAAAAAGGGAAACTGACTGCCCGGGAACGAATTGAGGTGCTGCTTGATGACGGGACGTTCGTCGAACTGAATCCGTTCATGGAACACCGAAACAGCGACTTTGGGCTCGCCGGCAAAGAAGCTCCCGGTGAAGGGGTTGTCACCGGTTACGGTAAAATCAATGGGCGTGCTGTCTATTTGTTTGCCCAGGACTTCACAGTTTTTGGCGGTGCCCTTGGCGAGATGCATGCCAAAAAGATTGCAAACGTCATGGACCTTGCCGCAAAAAATGGGGCGCCGTTTATCGGACTGAATGATTCCGGCGGAGCGAGGATCCAGGAAGGGGTCCTGTCCCTTGATGGCTATGGCCATGTGTTTTACCGGAACTCCATCTATTCGGGTGTGATTCCGCAGCTGTCCGTCATTATGGGGCCATGTGCCGGCGGTGCCGTTTATTCACCGGCAATCACCGACTTCGTCTTTATGGTTGAAAAAACCTCGCAGATGTTCATAACCGGCCCGAAAGTTATCGAGACGGTTACCGGTGAGCAAATTTCATCCGAAAACCTTGGGGGTGCGAGGGTACATAATACGAAAAGCGGGAATGCCCACTTTGGAGCGGCTTCGGAAACGGAGGCGCTTCAGCAAGTGCGGCAGCTGCTGAGCTACCTCCCGCAAAACAGCGATGAAAAGCCGCCGCTCACTGAATATGACAAGAATGACGACTACCGTCCGGACATCACGGAGGTTGTCTCATTTGATGCAATCAGGCCTTACGATGTCCGCAAAGTGATTGAGCAGATTTCCGATGAGGGGTCATTTATGGAAGTCCATAAAGACTTTGCCAAAAATATCGTGGTTGGCTTTGCCCGCATCCGCGGAGAAGCAATCGGCATTGTCGCCAACCAGCCGAAATTCATGGCCGGCGGGCTGGATATCGATTCATCCGATAAGGCGTCACGATTCATCAGGTTCTGTGACTCATTCAATATCCCGCTCGTCACATTCGAAGATGTCACCGGCTTTTTCCCGGGAATCAAGCAGGAGCACGGCGGCATCATCCGCCACGGAGCGAAAATCCTTTATGCCTATTCGGAAGCGACTGTGCCGAAAATCACAGTTATTCTCCGCAAGGCGTTCGGCGGGGCATATGTTGCGTTGAACAGTAAATCGATCGGTGCCGATCTTGTCTTTGCTTGGCCGAATGCAGAGGTAGCGGTCATGGGTCCAGAAGGAGCAGCCAATATTATCTTCGCAAAGGAAATTCAGAACAGCGAAAATCCGGAAGAAACGCGGGCAAAAAAAATAGAGGAATACAGAGAAAAGTTTGCCAATCCTTATGTCGCCGCTTCGATGGGTATGATCGATGATGTCATTGACCCTCGTGAAACGAGAATCAAGCTTATCCAATCGTTGGATATGCTGCGCAATAAAAAAGAAGAGCGGCCGAAGAAAAAACACGGCAATATTCCGCTTTGA
- the mce gene encoding methylmalonyl-CoA epimerase, which translates to MEKKIRVLVAKPGLDGHDRGALVISQALRDQGMEVVYTGLRQTPEQIVAAAIQEDVNAIGLSCLSGAHNELFPEVVRLLKEKGSDDIEVIAGGVIPWEDIPYLEEQGIKKVFTPGSTTADIGTYIRELLGAEKGKFDPPKKIDHIGIAVQSIEEALPFYAGSLSLKLEKIEEVESEKVKVAFLTIGETRLELLEPTAGDSPIAGFLEKKGPGIHHIALAVDNIDERIEEMKTKGIKMINETAKQGADDARIAFIHPKSSAGVLYELTEKAVKEGGD; encoded by the coding sequence ATGGAGAAAAAAATACGGGTATTGGTGGCGAAACCGGGACTTGACGGTCATGACCGCGGAGCCCTGGTAATCTCTCAGGCACTTCGGGACCAGGGGATGGAAGTTGTGTATACAGGCTTGCGGCAGACACCTGAACAAATCGTAGCTGCAGCAATACAGGAAGATGTCAATGCAATCGGCCTGTCCTGCCTCTCGGGTGCACATAATGAGCTCTTCCCGGAAGTTGTCAGGCTCCTCAAGGAGAAAGGAAGCGATGATATCGAAGTCATTGCAGGCGGTGTCATTCCGTGGGAGGACATTCCCTATCTGGAGGAACAGGGAATCAAAAAGGTATTTACACCGGGCAGCACAACTGCGGATATCGGCACTTATATCAGAGAGCTTCTCGGCGCAGAAAAAGGGAAGTTCGATCCTCCAAAAAAAATAGACCATATCGGAATCGCCGTCCAATCCATTGAAGAAGCGCTGCCTTTTTACGCCGGTTCACTCAGCCTGAAACTTGAAAAAATAGAGGAAGTGGAATCTGAAAAAGTGAAGGTCGCTTTTCTGACCATCGGCGAAACGAGACTTGAGCTGCTTGAGCCTACCGCTGGTGACAGCCCGATCGCAGGATTCCTGGAAAAAAAGGGGCCTGGTATCCACCATATCGCACTTGCAGTGGACAACATAGATGAGCGTATCGAAGAAATGAAAACCAAGGGAATTAAAATGATAAATGAGACTGCCAAACAGGGCGCGGATGATGCAAGGATTGCCTTCATACACCCTAAATCCAGCGCGGGAGTACTGTATGAATTGACTGAAAAGGCAGTGAAAGAGGGGGGCGACTGA
- a CDS encoding acyl-CoA mutase large subunit family protein: MERFPERKERFATSSDIEIDRLYLPEQLDESYMGKLGFPGEYPFTRGIQPTMYRARYWTMRQYAGFGSAEETNKRFRYLLEQGQTGLSVAFDLPTQIGYDSNDPMARGEVGKVGVAIDSLEDMEALLDGIPLDKVSTSMTINAPAAVLLAMYIAVAEKQGVTADKLSGTIQNDILKEYIARGTYIFPPKPSMRLITDIFSYCAEYVPRWNTISISGYHIREAGATASQELAFTIANGMAYVEAALDAGLEVDKFAPRLAFFFNAHNQFFEEIAKFRAARRIWAKIMKEKYGAKNPKSWQLRFHTQTGGSTLTAQQPDNNIVRVAMQALSAVLGGTQSLHTNSRDEALALPTEESARIALRTQQIIANESGAADTVDPLGGSYYVEALTDEMEEEVQKYLDRIEDLGGAVAAVEQGYMQREIHHAAYEAQRAIEKNEEIVVGVNKYKLDDEPRPELLRVDPALGDRQIKKLERLKEKRNAGTAEERLAALREGARSDSNLMELIVDCVRDYCTIGEICGVLREEFGEYSGI, translated from the coding sequence ATGGAACGTTTTCCGGAACGGAAAGAGAGGTTTGCCACCTCCTCGGATATTGAAATCGACCGTCTCTATTTGCCCGAACAGTTAGACGAATCATACATGGGGAAGCTTGGCTTTCCTGGTGAGTATCCATTTACGCGCGGCATCCAGCCAACCATGTACAGGGCCCGCTACTGGACAATGCGTCAATATGCGGGCTTCGGATCGGCGGAGGAAACAAATAAGCGTTTCCGTTATTTACTTGAACAGGGCCAGACGGGATTATCAGTTGCATTCGATCTTCCGACACAGATCGGATACGATTCCAATGATCCGATGGCAAGAGGGGAAGTAGGAAAAGTCGGCGTCGCCATTGACTCACTTGAAGACATGGAAGCCCTCTTGGACGGTATTCCACTTGATAAAGTCAGTACCTCGATGACGATCAATGCCCCTGCTGCCGTTTTGCTGGCAATGTATATTGCCGTCGCTGAAAAACAGGGTGTAACGGCAGACAAGCTGTCAGGCACCATTCAAAATGATATTTTAAAAGAGTATATCGCGCGAGGTACATATATTTTTCCGCCTAAGCCTTCCATGCGTCTGATCACCGATATATTCTCGTACTGTGCAGAATATGTTCCGCGCTGGAACACGATCAGCATATCAGGCTATCATATAAGGGAAGCCGGCGCCACAGCCTCCCAGGAGCTGGCATTCACCATCGCAAACGGCATGGCTTATGTTGAAGCTGCACTCGATGCGGGGCTTGAAGTGGATAAGTTCGCACCGAGGCTCGCCTTCTTCTTCAATGCGCACAACCAGTTTTTTGAAGAGATTGCAAAATTCCGGGCAGCGAGAAGAATCTGGGCAAAAATCATGAAGGAAAAATACGGTGCGAAGAACCCGAAGAGCTGGCAATTGCGCTTCCATACCCAGACAGGCGGTTCGACTTTGACAGCCCAGCAGCCTGACAACAACATTGTCAGGGTTGCGATGCAGGCGCTTTCAGCTGTGCTTGGCGGAACACAGAGCCTTCATACCAATTCGCGTGATGAAGCGCTTGCGCTGCCAACCGAAGAATCTGCCAGGATTGCACTTCGCACACAGCAGATCATCGCAAATGAAAGCGGTGCCGCGGATACGGTCGATCCGCTGGGCGGTTCTTATTACGTAGAGGCACTGACGGATGAGATGGAGGAAGAAGTGCAAAAGTATCTGGACAGGATAGAAGATCTCGGTGGTGCAGTGGCAGCGGTCGAACAGGGATACATGCAGCGTGAGATCCACCACGCCGCTTACGAGGCCCAGCGTGCCATCGAAAAAAATGAAGAAATCGTCGTCGGAGTGAATAAGTACAAACTGGACGATGAACCGCGGCCTGAACTGCTCCGGGTTGACCCGGCGCTTGGAGACCGGCAAATCAAAAAGCTCGAAAGGCTGAAAGAAAAACGGAATGCCGGCACAGCGGAGGAGCGCCTGGCCGCATTGCGCGAGGGGGCCCGCTCAGACAGCAACTTGATGGAACTGATTGTAGACTGTGTCCGCGATTACTGCACGATTGGTGAAATTTGCGGCGTCCTGCGGGAAGAATTCGGAGAATACAGCGGGATCTAA
- the prli42 gene encoding stressosome-associated protein Prli42 encodes MPQKGRKFIVMLMIISMLLSTVLMGISFFL; translated from the coding sequence GTGCCTCAAAAAGGAAGAAAATTCATCGTCATGCTGATGATTATTTCCATGCTGTTATCAACCGTCTTAATGGGAATCAGCTTTTTCCTTTAA
- a CDS encoding L,D-transpeptidase has product MLAAVLAAAILPPVWPLGANPVPGAPYIIINKKVNELAYINEGKIQMIYRVATGSDDDMTPEGEFTITVKARDPFYRKHNIAGNDPDNPLGSRWIGFDAMDTDGRTYGIHGNNDPDSIGKYVSQGCIRMYEDEVQALFEEVPPGTKVLVVASEKDFYELAVEHGAVYPEDAAR; this is encoded by the coding sequence ATGCTTGCAGCTGTACTTGCGGCAGCCATCCTGCCTCCGGTATGGCCTCTTGGTGCGAATCCGGTGCCGGGTGCTCCATATATCATAATCAATAAAAAGGTGAATGAGTTGGCCTATATCAATGAAGGCAAAATTCAAATGATATACCGGGTTGCAACGGGAAGCGATGACGATATGACACCTGAAGGAGAGTTTACGATAACCGTTAAAGCGCGTGACCCTTTTTACCGCAAGCACAACATTGCCGGGAATGATCCTGATAATCCGCTCGGGTCAAGATGGATCGGTTTCGATGCAATGGATACGGACGGAAGGACATACGGAATTCACGGGAACAATGATCCCGATTCGATCGGAAAGTATGTTTCACAGGGATGCATCCGCATGTATGAAGACGAGGTGCAGGCCTTGTTTGAGGAAGTGCCTCCGGGAACGAAGGTGCTCGTTGTGGCGAGTGAAAAAGATTTTTATGAACTTGCGGTTGAACACGGTGCCGTTTATCCGGAGGATGCTGCCAGGTAA
- a CDS encoding aromatic acid exporter family protein, which produces MYKIGYRTMKTAVGTALSIWIAQLLQFENYASAGILTILCIQVTKKRSLISSWVRFAACILAMAFAFIFFEIGVYSPVSIGLMLLFFIPATVTLKIQEGVVTSSVILLHIYMNGDMNLPFILNELGIIVVGIGIALIMNLYMPSMEGELRKYQEEIEDNFKQIFQEISHYMRTGDSTWTGKEITRTAELIDRAKALALRDVENRVLREGSEFYRYFEMRQKQFEIIERILPILTSVRDEVEQGLMIGDFIEEISYSIHPGNTAIYFLKRLKVMRETFREMPLPKTREEFEIRAALFTFINEMEEYLTIKRHFKRSDI; this is translated from the coding sequence ATGTACAAAATCGGTTACCGAACCATGAAAACAGCAGTGGGAACGGCGCTTTCGATATGGATTGCCCAGCTTTTGCAATTTGAAAACTATGCTTCAGCAGGCATTCTCACCATATTATGTATCCAGGTGACAAAAAAGCGTTCGCTTATCAGCTCCTGGGTCCGGTTTGCCGCATGCATCCTTGCAATGGCCTTTGCATTTATATTTTTTGAGATCGGCGTTTACTCCCCGGTAAGCATCGGCCTCATGCTGTTATTTTTCATCCCCGCGACGGTAACGCTCAAAATTCAGGAAGGGGTCGTTACAAGTTCTGTCATCCTGTTACATATCTATATGAATGGTGACATGAATCTTCCTTTTATATTGAATGAACTCGGTATCATCGTTGTCGGAATCGGCATCGCTCTTATTATGAACCTGTATATGCCGAGTATGGAAGGTGAATTGCGGAAATACCAGGAAGAAATTGAGGATAATTTCAAGCAGATCTTTCAGGAAATCAGCCACTATATGAGGACAGGGGACAGCACATGGACAGGAAAAGAAATCACGAGGACAGCTGAATTGATTGATAGAGCTAAGGCACTTGCCCTCCGTGACGTCGAAAACAGGGTGCTTCGAGAGGGAAGCGAGTTTTATCGGTATTTTGAAATGAGGCAAAAACAGTTTGAAATCATTGAACGGATATTGCCGATCCTCACATCAGTAAGGGACGAAGTTGAGCAGGGCTTGATGATAGGCGATTTCATTGAAGAGATCAGTTATTCCATTCACCCTGGGAACACCGCGATTTACTTTTTAAAGAGGCTTAAGGTGATGAGGGAAACATTCCGCGAGATGCCCCTTCCGAAAACAAGAGAAGAATTCGAAATCCGTGCAGCTCTTTTTACCTTTATAAATGAAATGGAAGAATATTTGACAATCAAACGACATTTTAAGCGCAGTGATATATAA